From Nicotiana tabacum cultivar K326 chromosome 15, ASM71507v2, whole genome shotgun sequence, the proteins below share one genomic window:
- the LOC142169780 gene encoding uncharacterized protein LOC142169780, with product MDEPGSPVNETMYRGIIGSLLVGLCCGFQSSPNESRLKAAKRILRYADADHVGYLVDQKENIWNGTFSGVMLYLIGYKETKLCGSSTIEAEYVNVATCCAQLL from the exons atggatgaacctggttctcctGTCAATGAAACTATGTATAGGGGTATCATTGGATCTCTTCT TGTTGGGTTGTGTTGTGGGTTCCAATCAAGTCCAAACGAATCTCgcttgaaggctgccaaaagaatttTGAG ATATGCCGATGCTGATCATGTTGGATATTTGGTGGATCAAAAAGAGAACATCTGGAATGGCACATTTTCTGGGGTCATGCTTTATCTCATAGGGTACAAAGAAACAAAATTGTGTGGCTCTTCTACTATTGAAGCTGAATATGTGAATGTTGCCACTTGTTGTGCTCAACTGTTGTAG